A genome region from bacterium includes the following:
- a CDS encoding PAS domain S-box protein produces the protein MMDNDIRVLLVEDSISEAKLIVSSLLSSQILFKLKQVAAEDELKEQLKGFNPDIVISNYNVASLNGLKALKIVKEHSPKTPVIILTLPNNEETAIACYRNGASDYIFKNELELLGPAMQRALLKSKFPESYEILNENDKRSIDTFELIDHTISDMLLILDSQGHITFASSSYHRILNNKKIETGYDFFSDVHPGDRGLTLQTFHDVLKGDSDKRIEYRLIIQDDEYKHIESQWNAAVDELGHVRQIILVARIITKRKRAEEALRESVKHFRALLENISDAISLINPYGIVLYTSRSTNRVLGYSANEFVGTNVFDLIHTDDLSTVLEQMTVLRKKEGSVQSLQFRIKHKDASWRWMEGVVNNLTHEPSVQAIVFNYRDITERKEAEEAFRENDKRFRALVENSSDALILISGDGIISYVGPSFSHIVGHSQEETLTVNLFQFIHPDDRKQTESLFNELLKRPRHILTIQFRMFHKDGSWRWMEGVANNLLTEPSIGAIVLNFRDITDRKKANEALAEEKGRLLVTLRSIGEGVITTDILGRVMLMNKSAELITQYTQEEAFDKPIRQILPLRSIKSEESIDHPVDKVLKTKRIADAADHVLIMHRNKERHIITDNAAPIQDKDGNLLGVVVVFRDTTDRLKMEEELLKARKIESIGILAGGIAHDFNNILSAILGNISMSKMKLEHGNKEKSLELLIRAEKASERARDLTQQLLTFSKGGAPVRKTSSISDLLRDSANFSSAGSNVRCEFAISPNLWQVDMDGGQMSQVINNLIINARQAMPNGGVVTIEALNIIFDSDNTKYGVLLKKGNYIKIAVRDQGMGIAPENLQKIFDPYFTTKKTGSGLGLATSYSIIKNHEGAITAESISGKGTTFIIVLPASKNIMPVQKVQESRPAPAHGKILIMDDEDIIAEMSETMLTELGYQVRTAKDGKEAIEMYIKHKNAGSPFDVVIMDLTIPGGMGGEEAIKQLIDFDPNVKAIVSSGYSNDPIMANYKNFGFTNVLTKPYQIRELARIIESAFTDNSTL, from the coding sequence ATGATGGATAATGATATTCGCGTACTTTTAGTTGAAGATTCCATTTCTGAAGCAAAGTTGATCGTCAGTTCTCTTTTGTCATCACAGATACTGTTCAAGCTGAAACAAGTTGCAGCTGAAGATGAGCTGAAAGAACAACTTAAAGGGTTTAATCCCGATATCGTGATATCTAATTACAACGTTGCATCGCTGAACGGCCTGAAAGCGCTAAAAATAGTTAAAGAACATTCCCCAAAAACCCCGGTCATTATTCTGACCCTTCCCAATAACGAAGAAACTGCAATAGCCTGTTACAGAAACGGCGCATCAGACTATATTTTCAAGAATGAGCTCGAACTGCTGGGCCCGGCGATGCAACGCGCACTACTGAAGTCTAAATTTCCAGAATCTTACGAAATTCTCAATGAAAACGATAAACGCAGCATTGATACTTTCGAGTTGATCGACCATACCATTTCAGATATGCTCCTCATTCTTGATTCGCAGGGGCATATCACCTTTGCTTCATCATCTTATCACCGGATACTGAACAATAAAAAGATCGAAACCGGGTATGATTTTTTTTCTGATGTTCATCCCGGCGATCGTGGTTTGACCCTCCAGACTTTTCATGACGTTCTAAAAGGCGACTCCGACAAACGGATCGAATATCGGCTGATTATTCAAGACGATGAATATAAACATATCGAATCGCAATGGAATGCGGCTGTAGATGAACTTGGCCATGTTCGACAAATTATCCTTGTAGCGCGAATAATCACTAAACGTAAACGAGCCGAAGAAGCGCTGCGAGAAAGCGTTAAACATTTCAGAGCATTGCTCGAAAATATCTCCGACGCTATTTCACTCATCAATCCGTACGGCATCGTACTATACACCAGCCGTTCGACAAACCGTGTGCTGGGTTATTCTGCAAATGAATTTGTCGGAACCAATGTATTTGACCTGATTCACACCGACGATCTCTCGACTGTGTTGGAACAAATGACCGTTTTAAGAAAAAAGGAAGGCAGCGTACAATCGCTGCAGTTTCGAATCAAACACAAAGACGCGTCCTGGCGATGGATGGAGGGTGTAGTAAATAACCTGACACATGAACCCAGTGTACAGGCCATCGTATTTAATTACAGGGACATCACGGAGAGAAAAGAGGCAGAAGAGGCTTTCAGAGAAAACGATAAACGATTCCGGGCTTTAGTTGAGAACAGTTCGGATGCCTTAATACTCATTTCCGGTGACGGCATAATTTCATACGTAGGCCCATCTTTTTCGCACATTGTCGGCCATTCCCAAGAAGAAACATTGACGGTCAATTTATTCCAGTTCATCCACCCCGATGATAGAAAGCAAACTGAATCATTGTTTAATGAACTGCTGAAACGGCCCAGACACATACTGACGATACAGTTCCGAATGTTTCATAAGGACGGTTCCTGGCGATGGATGGAGGGCGTGGCCAATAATCTTTTGACCGAGCCTAGCATTGGAGCAATCGTTCTTAATTTTAGAGACATTACAGACCGAAAGAAGGCAAATGAAGCTTTGGCAGAAGAAAAAGGCCGTCTATTAGTCACTTTACGGTCGATCGGCGAAGGAGTGATCACAACGGATATTTTGGGACGAGTGATGCTAATGAACAAAAGCGCGGAGTTGATCACGCAATATACGCAGGAAGAAGCGTTTGATAAACCGATTCGACAGATCCTCCCTCTCAGATCCATCAAAAGCGAAGAGTCTATTGACCATCCCGTTGACAAAGTTCTAAAGACCAAACGAATTGCCGATGCCGCTGATCATGTATTAATCATGCATAGAAACAAAGAACGTCACATTATCACCGACAACGCCGCGCCTATTCAGGATAAAGACGGTAACCTGCTTGGCGTGGTGGTTGTTTTCCGCGACACTACGGATCGTTTGAAAATGGAAGAAGAACTTCTGAAGGCGCGGAAAATCGAATCCATCGGAATACTGGCCGGCGGGATTGCGCACGACTTCAATAATATTTTATCGGCAATTCTTGGCAACATTTCCATGTCCAAAATGAAACTGGAACACGGGAATAAAGAAAAATCACTTGAACTTTTGATACGCGCCGAAAAGGCGTCGGAACGAGCGCGTGACCTTACGCAGCAATTATTAACTTTTTCAAAGGGCGGCGCACCGGTAAGAAAAACCTCAAGCATTTCAGACCTGCTTCGTGATTCGGCTAATTTTTCCTCTGCAGGTTCGAATGTCCGGTGCGAGTTCGCGATCTCCCCTAATCTCTGGCAGGTCGATATGGATGGCGGTCAAATGAGCCAAGTCATCAATAATTTGATCATTAATGCCCGACAGGCCATGCCCAATGGCGGTGTCGTCACAATAGAGGCGCTGAATATTATTTTCGACTCGGACAATACAAAATACGGTGTCCTTCTGAAAAAGGGAAATTACATAAAGATCGCCGTCCGTGACCAGGGTATGGGAATAGCACCGGAGAATCTACAGAAAATATTTGATCCGTATTTTACGACCAAAAAGACCGGGAGCGGATTAGGACTTGCAACATCATATTCGATTATTAAGAATCATGAAGGCGCAATCACTGCTGAGTCGATCTCCGGTAAAGGCACCACTTTTATCATTGTGTTACCCGCATCTAAGAATATTATGCCGGTACAAAAGGTTCAGGAAAGCCGCCCGGCGCCGGCTCACGGCAAAATATTAATCATGGACGATGAAGACATCATAGCAGAGATGAGTGAAACTATGCTTACGGAACTCGGTTATCAGGTTCGCACGGCAAAGGACGGAAAAGAAGCTATCGAAATGTACATCAAGCATAAAAATGCGGGGTCGCCTTTCGATGTTGTTATCATGGATCTGACTATTCCGGGCGGCATGGGTGGAGAGGAAGCAATCAAGCAATTGATAGACTTCGATCCAAACGTAAAAGCAATTGTTTCCAGCGGCTATTCCAACGATCCCATTATGGCAAACTACAAGAATTTCGGATTTACAAACGTGCTGACAAAACCCTACCAAATCAGGGAACTTGCTCGAATAATAGAATCGGCATTTACAGACAATTCAACCTTATGA